From Salvia splendens isolate huo1 chromosome 3, SspV2, whole genome shotgun sequence, a single genomic window includes:
- the LOC121796431 gene encoding heavy metal-associated isoprenylated plant protein 8-like: MEEPLETIEAVLKINMHCDGCAKEVKCCIYDMEGVERVDVDVEKNVVRVKGNMDPNKVVEFISKRGGRSAEIVQPDLTNAEGERVDCSCNCYASQQAVYAPQIFSDENPNACSVM, from the exons ATGGAGGAG CCTCTTGAGACGATTGAGGCTGTTTTGAAAATCAACATGCATTGCGATGGCTGCGCAAAAGAGGTCAAATGCTGCATCTACGACATGGAAG GGGTGGAAAGAGTTGATGTTGATGTGGAGAAGAATGTGGTGAGAGTGAAGGGAAACATGGATCCTAATAAAGTTGTGGAGTTTATCAGCAAGAGAGGTGGAAGAAGTGCAGAAATTGTGCAACCGGATTTGACTAATGCCGAAGGAGAGAGAGTGGACTGTTCTTGCAATTGCTATGCTTCACAACAAGCTGTGTATGCCCCCCAGATTTTCAGTGATGAGAATCCCAATGCTTGCTCTGTCATGTGA